The proteins below come from a single Oscillatoria sp. FACHB-1407 genomic window:
- a CDS encoding GNAT family N-acetyltransferase → MLMLSVSPYAGDTDLQAIADLLNYCATVDQLDQYSTPAELQLEFNDPLLDQSRDLQLWRDTTGRLIGFAQIWMPQSVTDVDGWLWFRVHPDARGSQIETDMIAWGERRLREIGRNKGVTVHLRSGCRSDQSYVIQLLEKSGFSVDRQFLTMMKSLIPPIPTPKIVEGFTLRPSQGRTDATAWVEMYNQSFVDHWNHHPLTVEEHCYWLENDPNYRPELDLVAIAPDGTFAAFCSCHIDREYNSHHGCNEGWIGRLGTRRGFRRMGLGRAMLLAGMQRLWEAGIDTVKLGVDTQNPNQALHLYESVGFRQLHMRLSYVKPLT, encoded by the coding sequence ATGTTGATGTTATCGGTAAGCCCCTACGCCGGAGACACTGATTTACAGGCGATCGCAGACTTGCTCAATTACTGTGCAACGGTCGATCAGCTTGATCAGTACTCCACTCCCGCTGAGTTGCAGCTTGAGTTTAACGACCCCCTGTTAGACCAGAGTCGCGACTTGCAGCTATGGCGTGATACAACAGGTCGATTAATTGGGTTCGCACAAATCTGGATGCCCCAGTCAGTCACAGATGTAGATGGTTGGCTGTGGTTTCGAGTCCACCCAGACGCACGAGGTAGTCAGATCGAAACAGATATGATTGCCTGGGGTGAGCGGCGACTGCGGGAGATCGGACGAAATAAAGGAGTAACAGTTCACTTGCGATCGGGTTGTCGTAGCGACCAGAGTTATGTGATTCAACTCCTGGAAAAATCGGGTTTCTCAGTCGATCGCCAATTTCTCACGATGATGAAGTCGTTGATCCCACCGATTCCGACTCCAAAGATCGTAGAGGGATTTACGCTCCGTCCGTCTCAGGGACGGACTGATGCAACCGCCTGGGTCGAGATGTATAACCAATCCTTTGTCGATCATTGGAACCATCACCCCTTGACTGTCGAGGAGCACTGCTATTGGCTGGAGAATGATCCCAACTATCGCCCAGAACTGGATCTCGTGGCGATCGCCCCCGATGGAACGTTTGCGGCATTTTGTTCCTGTCACATTGATCGCGAGTACAACAGTCATCACGGTTGTAATGAAGGGTGGATTGGTCGGTTGGGAACTCGGCGAGGCTTTCGCCGTATGGGGTTAGGGCGCGCCATGTTGCTAGCGGGAATGCAGCGACTTTGGGAAGCCGGAATTGACACCGTAAAATTGGGGGTCGATACACAAAACCCTAACCAGGCGTTGCATCTGTATGAGTCGGTTGGGTTTCGACAGCTACACATGCGGTTGTCCTATGTCAAACCGTTAACTTAA
- a CDS encoding NAD(P)H-quinone oxidoreductase subunit J: protein MAEETSNQESSLAPSGGTGVVEAGKTSRWLTENGFEHEFLELDHSGIEVLKVDRDFLIPFATALYAYGFNYLQCQAAYDVGPGAELVSIYHLTKVSDNADRPEEVRIKVFLPREDPRVPSVYWIWKAADWQERESYDMYGIVYEGHPNLKRILMPEDWVGYPLRKDYISPDFYELQDAY from the coding sequence GGGGTACAGGGGTCGTTGAAGCAGGCAAAACCTCCCGTTGGCTCACTGAAAATGGTTTTGAGCACGAATTTTTGGAACTCGATCACAGTGGCATCGAGGTGTTGAAGGTCGATCGCGACTTCTTGATCCCGTTTGCAACCGCTCTTTACGCCTACGGTTTCAACTATTTGCAGTGTCAGGCTGCCTATGACGTTGGACCAGGTGCTGAATTGGTTAGCATCTATCACCTGACCAAGGTCAGCGACAATGCCGATCGCCCTGAGGAAGTTCGGATCAAGGTTTTCTTACCCCGTGAAGACCCGCGTGTTCCTTCGGTCTACTGGATCTGGAAAGCGGCAGACTGGCAAGAACGTGAGAGCTACGATATGTACGGGATCGTCTACGAAGGGCATCCCAACCTCAAACGTATTCTGATGCCAGAAGATTGGGTTGGCTATCCACTCCGCAAAGACTACATCTCTCCAGACTTTTACGAGCTACAAGACGCTTACTAA